The stretch of DNA TCACCCAGACGACGCCCGACACGCGCTCGTCGCTGCTGGCGTACGACGACGGCGCGACCGAGACGCTGATCGAGCCCGACTACGGCGACATCGACCCCGACGCGTTCGTCGACGCCGAGTACGTCACCTACGAGTCCGCGGACGGGCTGGAGATCGGCGCGCTGCTGTACGACGCGCGGGACCGGCCTGACGGCGAGGAGAGTGAGGAAACCCCCGGCGTCGTGAAGGTTCACGGCGGCCCGCACGGCCAGTCGATGCAGTCGTTCGACCTCTACGCCCAGTTCCTCGTGAGCGAGGGGTACTCGGTGCTGCTGCCGAACTACCGCGGCTCGGTCGGCCGCGGGCGGGAGTTCCAGCAGGCGATCCTCGGCGACTGGGGCGGCAGCGAGCAGGAGGATATCGCCGCCGGCGGCCGGTGGCTGGGCGACCGCGAGTTCGTCGACGAGGACCGGCTCGCGGTGTTCGGCGGCTCCTATGGCGGCTACTCGGCGTACTGCCAGCTCACGATGCACCCCGAGATCTGGACGACCGGGGTGGCATGGATCGGCATCACCGACCTCGAACTACTGTACGAGGAGTCGATGCCCCACTTCAAGGCGACGCTGGAACAGCAGCTCGGCGACCCCGAAGAGAACGAGGCGCTCTGGCGGGAGCGCTCGCCGATCACCCACGTCGGCGACATGGAGGCGCCGGTGTTCGTCGTCCACGGCGTCAACGACCCGCGCTGCCCGATCTCGCAGGCGCGGGTGTTCCGCGACGCGCTACAGGAGCGCGGCTGGGAGATGGGGCCGGACGGCGACTTCGAGTACGAGGAGCTCGAGGAGGAGGGCCACGGGAGCTCCGACGCCGAGCAGAAAGTGCGGGCGTTCGGGCTGATCGGGGAGTACCTCGAGCGGCGGCTCTAACCGATCACGGCGAGCAACCTGGCGGAACCTCTGTGTTCCGCCCACGGAGCCGATGCCGTGATCGTGTTGTAGCCAGTCACGGCGCGTGACCGCTCGCCGGCTCCGTCCGGCGAGCACGGAACTCGATGCCGTGACTGTGTGTAACCAGCCACGGCGCGTGAGCTGCCACGACCTTCGTGTCGTGGCCACGGAACTCGATGCCGTGACTGTGTGTAACCCACCACGGCGCGTGACCTGCCGCGAGCTCCGACTCGCGGCCACGGAACTCGATGCCGTGGCTGTGTATCGCCGCCGACGCCGCTACTCCCGACCGACGACCACCGCGGTCCGGATGTCCAGCGCGGCGTCGAACTCGCTCCCGCGGCGGGCCTCGGCGCCGATCCGGAGCAGCTGTCGCTCGTGTGTCTGCCGAACCGTCAGCGCTTCCTGCGGCGTCAGCGAGAGCGCCGACGCCACTCCCTCCCAGTAGTCCGGTGGGACGAAAAACAGCTCGCGACGGTCGTCGCTGTACGGCGACTCGAACTTCCGTCGGAGCGACGCCCGACTCTCCGTCAGGTGTGCCTCGACGCGACCCAGTAGCTCCGGGAGCGTCCGCGGGTCGACACCGTCGCCGCCCGCGACCTGCTGGAGCACCGCGGCGTCGAACGGCACGTCGTCCGCGTCGGGGACGGGCGTCGGGTCGGGCTGGTCCGGCCCGTCGTCGGGCCGGCCGGGGAACTCCGAGCGCCTCATCGGCGCCCCGCCGGCCGACGCGGTCGGTCGTAGACGGGAGATCGCGCGGGCGTCGAGAGGGACATACACCCCACTTGTGCGTTCTCGGGCATAAGGAGCGCGACGGCGCTACTGGTTCCAGGGCGCCGCGTCGAAGTCGACGATGCGGTGGCGCTCGTCGATCCCGTCGATGGCGGCCACGTCCTCGTCGTCGAGATCGAGCTTCCGCGCTTCCCAGTTCTCCCGGATGTGGCTCTCGCCGGTCGCCTTCGGGATGGCGGCGACGTTCTGCTTCGCGAGCAGCCACGCGAGGCTCACCTGCGCGGGCGTGGCGTCGTGTTTCTCGGCGATCTCCTGTATCGTTTCGACGTCCGCGACCTGGTTCCGCGCGATCGGACAGTACGCCACCAGCGCGTAGTCGTGATCGACGGCGTGGGCTCGGAGCTCGTCCTGCGGGAGCATCGGGTGGCACTCGACCTGATGGGCCGCGAGCCGTGGCTCCAGCCGATCGAGCGCGTCGTTGAGCTGGTCGACGCGGAAGTTCGACAGTCCCACGGCGTCGATGACGCCGTCCTCGTAGAGGTCATTCAGTGCCTCGATCGTCCCCTCGGGGTCGTAGCTGTTGATCGGCCAGTGGACGTACAGCAGGTCGATCGTGTCGACGCCCAGCCGGTCGGCGCTCTCACGGGCGGTCTCGACGGCGTCGTCGTACGCGAGGTTCTCCGTCGAGAGCTTGGTGGCGACGAACACGTCCTCGCGGGCCACGTCGCTGGCGGCGATGCCGTCGCCGACCGCGCTCTCGTTACCGTAGCTTTGGGCGGTGTCGACGTGTCGGTAGCCCGCTTCGAGGGCGGTCCGGACGCTCTCGGCGCACTGCTCGGGGTCGTCGTTCTCGTAGGTGCCGAAGCCGAGTCGAGGGATCTCCTGCATGGGCACAGCGGGGGCGCCGAGCCCCCTCAACCCACCGGTCCCGGCGATCTCAGACGTCGAGCCTCGCCGGCTCGATGCCGCGGTCGTCGAGGTGGGCCTCCAGCGCGTCGATCCGGTCGCCGATCTCCTCGGGGTGGTGTGAGTCGGTGCCGATCACGAACTCGACGTCGTGGTCGAGGAAGCTGTCGAGCAGCCCCGGCGCGGGGTGGAACTCGCCGTAGTCGTCGAGCACGCGGCCGGCGTTGATCTCCGGGATCGTCGCGGAGTCGGCGAACGCCGCGGCCACCTGTTCGTAGTGCTCGGCCGTCGAGTACCCCCGGAGTTCGGGCGTTCGCTCCACGAGGTCGGCGTGGGCGGCGATGTCGAACAGCTCCGTCCCGGCCAGCGCGGCGAGGGCGTCGTAGTAGCCGTCGACGACGGCGCGGCGGCCCTCGTCGTCGAGGCCGACGAAGTTCTCAGACCACTGCACGTCGTCGCCGTCGACGCTGTGGACGCTGCCGATGGCGTAGTCGAACCCCGCTTCGTCGAGGAACGCGGCGATGTCGGCCTCCCGGCCCGGGACGTAGTCCATCTCGACGGCATCGTAGATCGCGATGTCGGTCTCGGTGCGGGCCCACTGGATCCCCTCGCGGCGGCGGGGGTACGTCTCGTCCATCGCGAACCCGAGGCCGTCGAGGCGCCGACGAGCATCGCCCTCGGCGGTGACGTTGCAGTGGTCGGCGAATCCGATCCCGTCCAGCCCCGCGGCCTCCGCGGCTCGGATCATCCCCGGGATGAAGTGGCCGTCCGAGTAGTTCGAGTGGGTGTGGTAGTCGAACCGGACCATCAGGGCAGTGGCGCGAGCGTCGCGGTGAAGACGGCGGTCTCGTCGGTGTCGTTGCGCGCGCCGTGGGCGAGGCCGCGGTCGTGGGCGACGACGCCCGGCGCGGCGATCGCTTCCTCGTCGTCCTCCTGAATCACGGTCACGGTGCCCGAGAGGACGTGGAACACGTTCAGGCTCTCGGGATGATCGTGTGCGTCGAGTTCGGCGCCGGGGCCGAGGAAGAAGGCCTTGACGAGGGCGTCGTCATCGACCACCAGTTCGCGGGTCTCGATCGTGCCCGGTTCCGGGGTCACGTCGGGGAGTCGGTCCATACACCCCCACTCGGCGGGCGGGGAGAAAAGTCCGGCTACGTCGGCCCGGGTCTGGCGTTCGCTACGCTTCGTCGGGACCGTCGAGGAAGCCCTGGTACGGGCAGACGTACTCGTCGCGGATGATCTGCTCGTCGACGATCTCCAGCCCCAGCGCGTCGAGCTCCTCGCTGATCCGGTTGAGGTCGTCGTGGTCGCGGCCGATCGTGTTGACGTAGACGTTGCGCTCACCGGTCATGATCTCCCGGACCGCGGTGACGCCCTCGATTTCCCGGGCCGCGTTCGCGAGCTCGTCGCGCTCGGGGATCGGGGCGGTGCAGATGATCTTCGTGTACAGCGGGTAGCCTGCGAGGTCGTAGTCGATGTCGAGGTGGTAGCCACGGATGATGCCGGACTCCTCGAGCTTGTTGATTCGGGTACGAACCGTGCTCGCCGACAGGTCCAGCTTCTCGGCGATCTCGCTGGAGGAGGTGCCCCGGGCGTCCTGCTGGAGGTAGTAGAGGATGTGGCGGTCCACGTCGTCCAGCTCTCCGTCTTTCATCGCTATCGACGAGACGCCCGGTAGCGTCTTAGTCCCCCCGATCCCGCCGGAGAAGCGTTCGATCGCACCTGCCACCCGCGTGTTTTGCTGACGGTTTTAGCAGTAATAGACAGCTATTTTGACGGAACGTCATTGAAAGCAGCCAATTTATACACTTCCGACCCGTACAGTCGGGTGAGCACCCGCGGACAGCGGGTGGCATGCACCACCATGAGCGACATCTCTACCGACATTGACGCATCGAGGGGGCGATCGACCGACGGCGAACTGTTCGTCTTGGGCGGCGGCGGGGTCGGCGCCGCCGTCAGCCGAGAGCTCCAGGAGGCAGGCCACACCGTCGTCCTCGTCGACGACGCGGTCGATCCCCCCGGTATCAGGACAGTCGAAGCCTCCCCCACCGACGTGGAGACGCTTCGGGAGGCCGGCCTCCCGGCAGCGTCGGCAGTCGTCGTGGCGAGCCAGTCCGACCGGCGGAACCTCCTGCTCGCCCAGTCGATCCGCGTCCGATTCGACACGCCCCGAGTCGTCGTTCTCGTCAACAGCGACGACCGCGTCGAGCTGTTCGCCGACGCCGGCCACGAGGTCGTCTGTGCGACCAGCGCCGTCTCCGCGGCCGTCACCGAGCACGTATGAAGGAGCTCGAACGCGACCTCGGCCTGCCGTCGGTGCTGGCGATCAGCATCGGCGCAATGATCGGAAGCGGCATCTTCATCCTCCCGGCGTTGGCACTGGAGATCGCCGGCCCCGCGGTGATTCTCGCGTACCTGCTGGCAGGCGTGCTCGTCGTGCCCGCGGCGCTGTCGAAATCCGAAATGGCGACCGCGATGCCCGAAGCCGGCGGGACGTACATCTACATCGAGCGCGGGATGGGGCCGCTGCTGGGCACCATCGCGGGCGTCGGGACGTGGTTCTCGCTCTCGTTTAAGGGCGCGCTGGCGCTGGTCGGCGGCGTTCCCTACCTCCTGCTCCTGTTCGACCTGCCCATGAAGCCGGTCGCGCTGGGGTTGGCGACGGTGTTGATCCTCGTGAACATCGTCGGCGCCAAACAAACCGGGCGCCTGCAGGTCGCCATCGTCGTCGTGATGCTGGCCGCACTCGGGTGGTTCGCGGCCGGGAGCGCCCCGCAGGTCCAGACGGCCAACTACGCGAACTTCTTCGCCGACGGGATCGGCGGGCTACTGGCGGCGACGGGGCTGGTGTTCGTCTCCTACGCGGGCGTCACCAAGGTCGCGAGCGTCGCCGAGGAGGTCGAGAACCCCGGCCGGAACATCCCGCTGGGAATCCTCGGCTCGCTGGCGTTCACGACCGTCCTCTACGTCGCCATCGTCGCCGTGCTGGTCGGCGTGACCGACCCCGGCGCCGTCGCCGGATCGGCGACCCCGGTCGCGGTGGCTGCGGAGGTCACGCTGGGGAGCGCGGGCGTGATCGCCGTCATCGGCGCCGCCATCCTCGCGCTGGTGTCGACGGCCAACGCCGGCATCCTCTCCTCCTCCCGTTACCCCTTCGCGATGAGCCGGGACAAGCTCGCGCCGCCGTCGATGGCGGCGGTCAGCGAGCGGCTCGGGACGCCCGTGAACTCGATCACGCTCACCGGCGCGGTGCTGCTGGCGCTGATCGCGTTCGTCCCGATCCTCGACATCGCCAAGCTCGCGAGCGCGTTCCAGATCATGGTGTTCGCGCTGATCAACCTCGCCGTGATCGCGTTCCGGGAGGGGACCGTCGAGTACGAGCCGGAGTTCACCTCGCCGCTGTACCCCTGGGTGCAGGTGTTCGGCGCGGTGACCAGCATCGGGCTGCTGACCCAGATGGGTCGAGTGCCCCTCGCTGGGGCGGGGATAATCACGGTCGCGAGCGTGCTCTGGTACGCGGGCTACGTCCGCCCGCGCGTCGACCGCGAGGGGGCCGCGACGGGCGCGATCCGACGACAGGTCAGCGAGGAGAACCTCTCCGAGATCGAGTCCCCGGGTGCGACTCACGAGGTGCTGGTGGCGCTCACGAAGCAGATAGATCAGCGGCGAGTGCAGACGCTGATCTCGCTTGCGGCCGATCAGGTTCGTGCCGACGACGGCCGCGTGGTCGTCGTCCAATTCGAGGAAGTGCCCGATCAGGCACCGCTGACGGCGGACGTCGCTGCCCAGTCCGACGCCGACCGCAGCTTCGAACGCCGGGTCGAACGGTTCGGCGAGGAGCTCGGCGTCGAGGTCGAGGCCGACGAGATCGTCAGCCACGACACCAAACACGCCATCGTCAACTTCGCCGAGTCGCGTGGCGTCGACGCGATCGTCGCCGAACACGAGCCGCTCCGACTGCGCTCGCGGCTGCTCGGCGACCCGATCGACTGGATGGTACGCCACGCGCCGTGTGACGTGCTGCTGGTCGACAGCTCCGCCCCGCGACTGCCCGAGAAAGTCGTCGTGTCGAGCGACACCGCCCCGTTCCCGTCGGCGCCGGTGAGCGTCGCCGCGTCGATCGCCGCGGCCCACGACGGCGGCGTCTCGCTGTGGTATCCAGCTGACGGCGACGGCGGCCGCGACGAGTCGGTGGAGGAGTACCGGACGGAGCTCTCGGCGAGGCTCGACGTCCCGGCCGACGCGGAAGCGATCCCGACCGACCAGCGCCCGCCGGCGGCGGACCTGCTCGTCCGCCGCGGCGCGGACCACCGCCTCCGCGGGGCGCTCGCCGACGGGGGGCAGCCGTTCACGGGGGTCGCCGGGACGACCGTCACAGTGTACCCGCGGGAGAGCCGTCGACCGTCGCTGCCCCGGCGCCTGGTCGAACGGTACCTGCTGTAGGCGGCCGCGCCGCTGGCGGTCGAAAGCTGTCGAGAGAAGGCGACGCCGATGGAGGGCGTCGCACGAAACAAACGCGTGCGGCCGGCGGCTGGGACGGCCATCCCGGTGCCCCGCCTCTGACAGAGGGCACCCCCATCGTCCGCGCCGCCGGAGACACGCCGAGGCCGCCGCCTCCCTCGCGGGAGGATGGGCGGCTCCGAAACCCACTGCGCCGCCGAACTGCGACTCAGCGGTTAGTTTTTGCCGTTGCCGTTACCGGGGTTGCTGTCGTCATCCTCGTCTTCCTCTTCGTCGTCTTCGTCGTCCTCGTCGTCGTCTTCATCCTCCTCGTCCTCGTCGTCCGATTCACTCTCGCTCTCGGACTCGTCGTCGCTCTCGTCGTCAGACTGGCCGGGCGCCTCGTCGGAGTTGCCCGGCGCGTCATCGGAGTTGCCCGGCGCGTCATCGGAGTTACCCGGCGCGTCATCGGAGTTACCCGGCGCGTCATCGGAGTTACCCGGCGCGTCATCGGAGTTACCCGGCGCCTCGTCGGAGTTGCCCGGCGCGTCGTCGTTGCCGTTCCCGAGCTGCTCCTGGATCAGCTGACCGAGGTTGCCCTCCTGGCCGCTGTCGAGCCAGTTCTGGATGACGGCGAAGACGTTCTTCGCGCGGTCGGAGGCGTTCTCGTCGGGGCCAGCCTCGTCGTCGCTCTCCTCGACGAGCTCGCCATCCTCGATCGCGTACTCGAGTTCAAGCTCCTGCTCGCCGGACGTGATCTCGATCTCGAGCTCCTCGCTCGCGTTCGTCTCGAACGTGAGCGAGCCGTTGGCGTCGGTCGTGCCTACGTCCTCGCCGTTGGCCGTGACCGACGCGTTCTCGACGCCGCTACCGTTCTGGGTCACCGTCAGGTCGACCGTACCGTTGTCGAACGTCACGTCGGCCGCGAGTTCGGCCTCGTCATCGTCGTCCTCGTCGGACTCACGGACGAGCTCGCCGTCCTCGATCACGTACTCGACCTCCTGGTCGATCCCCTCGCCCTCGAGTTCGAGTTCGAGCTCCTCGGTCGCGTTCGTCTCGAACGTGAGCGTGCCGTTCGCGTCGGTCGCACCCACGTCCTCGCTGTTAGCCTCGACTGAGACGTTCTCGACGCCCGTGCCGTTCTGGGCGACGGAGAGCGTCACTGTCCCGTCGTCGTAGTTCGCCTCGATACTCGTGTCGGCGCTCGCGTCGTCGGTCTGGGCGGTGACCGCCCCCGCACCCGCGGAGACGACCAGCGCCGCCACCAGCACCGTGAGAAGTTTCGTGGTGTTCATCGCATCCGTCCCGACGACCTACTCCCCCTTGAATGGGGAACGCGCCAAACGCCGATTCCGGTGGTTTGAGCCCATTCTAAACCGAATTAAGTCGGCTTAACAGCCGGTTCCGGGGGACGGTCGAAACAGCCGTCGCTGGCGGGCGTGGGTTCGCTCGGAACGCAGTCGGCGGCGGCCGGGGCGCGTGGCCGTCGGAGAACGGCATCGCGGAGTCCCTACGCGAGTTCGTCGACGAGCTCCTCCGCGACCGCCTCGGGCCCCAGCAGCGACGGGTCGACGACGAGGTCGACGGTGCCGGCGACCGACTCCGGCAGCTCCCCGCTGCCGAAGCGGACCGCCCGCACGTCGGGATTGATCTCCTTCGCGAGCGTGATCGAGATCCCCTCCGCGAGGTCGGTGAGCACGAACAGCTCGGCGTCCGCGACCCCCGCGTCCTCGAGCGCGTCGGCGAACACGGGGCTGTCGACGCGCTCGACGGTCACGCCAAGCGCTTCAAGCTCCTCGCTGATCCCCTCGGCGTCGGCGCCGGCGACGATCGCCTTCATTCGTACTCGATCGTCGCGGGCGGTTTGTGGGTCACGTCGTACACCACTCGCGAGACGTTGTCGTTCATCCCGGTGATCCGGCTCTGGATCCGCTGGAGCGTGTCCCAGTCGAGCTCCTGGGCGCGGGCGGTCATCCCGTCCCGGCTCTCGACGGAGCGGACGGCGACGACCCAGCCGTGGACGCGGTTGTCACCTTTCACGCCCGTGGCCTTCCCGAGCACGGCGCCGAACGCCTGCCAGGGCTCGTGTTCGGCGGTCTCCTCCTCGACGACGTGACAGGCGTCGCGGGCCACCTCCACCTTCTCCTTGGTGACCTCGCCGACGATGCGGACCGCCAGCCCCGGGCCGGGGAACGGCATCCGCTCGGAGATCACCGCTTCGAGGTCGAGCGCGCGGGCGACCTCCCGGACCTCGTCCTTGTAGAGGTCGCGGACGGGCTCGACGATCCCCTCGAAGTCGACGGCCTCGGGCAGCCCGCCGACGTTGTGGTGGGACTTGATGTTCCCTTCGCTCTCGATGCGGTCGGGGTAGATCGTCCCCTGCACGAGGTAGTCGGCGTCGGCCGCCCGCGCCTCGCGCTCGAACTCCCGGATGAACTGCTCGCCGATGACGTGACGCTTCTCCTCGGGATCGGTGACGCCGGCGAGTTCGGCGAGGAACCGCTCCTCGGCGTCGACGACCGTCAGCGAGTGCATGTAGGAGAACGTCTCGCGGATACTCTCGGTCTCGCCTTTCCGCATCAGCCCCGTGTCGACGTAGACAGGGACCAGCCGATCGCCGATCGCCTCGTACGCTAGCGCGGCCGCGACCGAGGAGTCGACGCCGCCCGACAGGGCGATGACGGCCTTCCCGTCGCCGACCTCCTCGCGGATCTCTTCGACCTTCTCGTCGATGAACGACTCGGGGTCGACCATCAGGCGCTCACCTCCGTTTCGGCGGTTTCGTCGCCCTGTTCGTCGAGGATCGCGTCGAGCAGGCCGACAAAGGGCGGGCTCGCGCGGTCGGGCCGAGAGCGGAACTCGGGGTGGAACTGTGTGCCGATGAAGTACGGGTGGTCGGTGCGTTCGACGATCTCCATACGGTTGTCAGCGTACCCCGAGAACGTCAGCCCGTCGGCTTCCAGCTGCGGGATATACTCCGGATTCACCTCGTAGCGGTGGCGGTGCCGTTCCGTACAGGAGGTGTCGCCGTACACCGCCGCGGCGAGGGTGCCCTCGTCGATCTCGGTCTCGTGGGTGCCCAGCCGCATCGTCCCGCCCATCTCCTCGGTCTCGTACTGCTCGGGCAGCAGGTCGATCACGGGGTGGGGCGTGTCGGACTCGATCTCGGTGCTGTCGGCGCCCTCCAGCCCGACGACGTTCCGGGCGTGCTCGATGACCGCCATCTGGAAGCCGAGACAGAGCCCGAGGAACGGGACGTCGTTCTCACGAGCGTAGCGCACCGCCTCGATCTTCCCCTCGCTGCCCCGGGAGCCGAAGCCGCCAGGGACGACGACGCCGTCGGCGTTCTCGAGCCGTTCGGCGTGACAGTCGTCCATGTCGTCGGCGTCGACCCACTGCACGTCGACCTCGACGCCGCGCTGGATGCCGGCGTGTTTCAGCGCCTCGTGGACCGACATGTACGCGTCCTCCAGATCGTACTTCCCGACCAGCGCGACCTCGACGGTCTCGGTACGCTCGCGGGTGACGAGGTCGCGCCACTCCGTCGAGCGCTCGTCTTCGGGCAGCGCCTCGTCCTGCAGGTCGAGGCGCTCCATCACGTACTCGTCGAGGCCCTCCTGTTCGACCATCAGCGGGACGTGGTAGACGTCCTCGACGTCGGGGTTGGAGAACACCGCGTCGGTGGGCACGTCACAGAACAGCGCGATCTTCTCTTTCGTCTTCTCGTCGAGCTCGTTCTCACAGCGCCCGACCAAGATATCGGGCTGGAGCCCGATCGACCGCAGTTCCTTCACGGAGTGCTGGGTTGGCTTGGTCTTCTGCTCGCCGTTTTTCGAGTAGGGGACCAGCGTGACGTGGGTAAAGAGGATGTCCTCGTCGTCCTCCTCGTGGGCGAACTGCCGGAGCGCTTCGAGGTACGGCATCCCCTCGATGTCGCCGACGGTGCCGCCGATCTCGATCAGACAGACGTCGCTGCCCTCCGCGGCCTCGCGGATACGTCGCTTGATGTCGTTGGTGATGTGGGGGATGACCTGCACCGTCTCCCCGAGATAGTCGCCGGCGCGCTCGCTCTCGATGACGTTCTGGTACACCTTCCCAGTGGTGACGTTGTGGTCGGAGGTCATGTCGACCCCGAGGAACCGCTCGTAGTTCCCGAGGTCCAAGTCGACCTCGCCGCCGTCTTTCAGCACGTACACCTCGCCGTGCTGGTAGGGGTTCATCGTCCCGGCGTCGACGTTGAGGTAGGGGTCGATCTTCACGGCTGTCACGTCGAAGCCGGCGTTCGAGAGGAGGCGTCCGGTGCTCGCGGCGGTGATGCCCTTGCCGAGGCCGGACATCACCCCGCCTGTCACGAACACGAACTTCCGTCCGAGGTCGGGGTCGTAGCGCTGCGGGTCCGTCGGCATACCGACCATCCCCGTCCCCCCGGCAAAACGATTTCGGAGGGACCCCGGGGTTGGTGACGGCTCCCGTCCGATCGCGTCAGCGCGCCGAAATCAATCCCCACCGATTCCGCCAGCGGTTCCGGAGTCAGTCGCCGTCGATCCCGCCGCCACGTGCCGGGATCAGTCGCCGTCGATCCCGCCGCCACGTGCCGGGATCAGTCTCCGTCGATCCCGCCGCCACGTGCCGGGATCAGTCTCCGTCGATCCCGCCGCCACGTGCCGGGATCAGTCTCCGTCGATCCCGTCGAACGGGCTATCGGCCGCCGACCGTCAGATCGCCGCGAACAGTTCCTCGGCGTACGCCTGTGCACGCTCGCGGATCGCCGCCGCGTCGACGCCGACGTGCTCGCCGTCCTCGTAGCACACCCGGCCGTCGACCATCGTGAACTCGACGTCGTCGCCGTGGGCCGCGAACACGAGGTGGGAGACGGGGTCGTGGACCGGCGTCGCACGCTCGCTGTCGGTCGTGAGCCCCACCACGTCGGCTTTCCACCCCTCCCGGAGCGCGCCCACGTTCTCGAAGCCGGCGGCCGCGGCGCCGTTCTCAGTCGCCATCTCGAAGGCGGTCTCGGCGGCGACGGCGGTGGGGTCGTTGTCGTCGACCTTCGCGAGCAGGCTGGCCTGCCGCATCTCGGTGAACGCGTCGAGCGTGTTGTTGCAGGGCGGGCCGTCGTTGCCCAGCGCGACCGTGACCCCGCGGCTCAGGTAGTCCTCGACCGGCGCGATTCCCGAGGCGAGCTTCATGTTCGAGGACGGGCAGTGGGTGACGTTCGTCCCCGTGTCCGCGAGCACCTCGCGCTCGGCCTCGTCGGTGTGGACGCAGTGGGCCAGCACCACGTCCTCGCCGGTGAGGCCGACCTCGTCGAGCCAGTGGACGTTCCGCATCCCGGTTTCCGTCTCGACGGCGGCGATCTCGTCTTCGTTCTCGCTGGCGTGGGTGTGGATCGTGACGCCGTCGTAGCGGTCCGCGAGCTCGCGGGCGCCGCGCAGGCACGCCTCGGTACAGGAGACGGCAAATCGCGGCGTCACGGCGTACTGGATCCGACCGTTCTCGACGCCGTGGTACTGCCGGATCAGCGCCTCGCTGTCCCGGAGCGCCTGCTCGGTCGACTGTTCGAGGCCGTCGGGCGACTCCGTGTCCATCAGCACCTTCCCCATCCGGGCGCGGATCCCGCGGTCGCGGGCGGCCTCGAACGCCTCGGCGGCGTGGTGGACCGACAGGTGGTCGATCACGGTCGTCGTGCCCGAGGCCAGACACTCCAGATAGCCGAGGTCGGCGGCGAGGCGCATCCCCTCGGCGTCGAGGCCGGCCTCCATCGGCAGCACGTGGTCGAACAGCCAGTCGAGCAGTTCGGCGTCGTCGGCGACACCGCGACCCAGCGACTGGACGGAGTGGACGTGCGCGCCCACGAGTCCGGGGGCGACGATGTCGAACGCGCGGTGCTCGTGGGCCGGGAACCGCTCGCGGAGGTCGCTGGCGGGGCCGACGGCCTCGATGCGGTCGCCCGCCGTGACGACGGCGCCGTCCTCGATGGTCGTCTCGGCGTCGACGACGACCGTTCCGGTGAGTAGCATCCCCTGCGTGGGATGGTGTGGAGGATTAAGAGGCTGACTATCGCCCACAGCGTCCCTCAGAATCCCAGCGCATCCAGCAGATCGAACCCCCAGCCGAGATGCGCCATCACGTAGTAGCCAACGTAGATCCCCACGATCGCGACGACGCCCGGGAGCGCCGGCGGCGCCGGGATCGGCAGTCGGAGGAACGTGAACAGCGCCCCGGTGACGATCCCGACGGCGAGAGCCGCGACGACGGCAGCGACGTTCATGGTTCCCGGAGCGACGCGGTCCGCGACCGTAAATGCGGCTATCGGCAGCGGGAACGCGTCGGGAGTCAGCAACGTTAACCGTCGCCCGGCCGGATTCACGGGCATGAGCTACGAAGACGAGATGGAGAACCCCGAAAACCCCGTCGCGACGATCCACACCACCCACGGCGACATCGTCGTCGAGCTGTTCGAGCAGCGCGCGCCGACGACCGTCCACAACTTCGTCAGCCTCGCGACCCACGCCGAGGACTACGACGACGCCGAGGTCGGCCCCGAGGGCGAGGCGTGGGAGGACGACGGCGAGAAGCGCGTCGATCCGCTGTACGACGACGTGGCGTTCCACCGCATCATCTCCGGGTTCATGATCCAGGGCGGCGACCCGAGCGAGACCGGCCGCGGCGGCCCCGGCTACGAGTTCGAAGACGAGTTCCACGAGGAACTCACCCACGACGGCCCGGGGATCCTCTCGATGGCCAACTCCGGCCCGAACACCAACGGCTCGCAGTTC from Halolamina sediminis encodes:
- a CDS encoding aldo/keto reductase, encoding MQEIPRLGFGTYENDDPEQCAESVRTALEAGYRHVDTAQSYGNESAVGDGIAASDVAREDVFVATKLSTENLAYDDAVETARESADRLGVDTIDLLYVHWPINSYDPEGTIEALNDLYEDGVIDAVGLSNFRVDQLNDALDRLEPRLAAHQVECHPMLPQDELRAHAVDHDYALVAYCPIARNQVADVETIQEIAEKHDATPAQVSLAWLLAKQNVAAIPKATGESHIRENWEARKLDLDDEDVAAIDGIDERHRIVDFDAAPWNQ
- a CDS encoding PHP domain-containing protein, yielding MVRFDYHTHSNYSDGHFIPGMIRAAEAAGLDGIGFADHCNVTAEGDARRRLDGLGFAMDETYPRRREGIQWARTETDIAIYDAVEMDYVPGREADIAAFLDEAGFDYAIGSVHSVDGDDVQWSENFVGLDDEGRRAVVDGYYDALAALAGTELFDIAAHADLVERTPELRGYSTAEHYEQVAAAFADSATIPEINAGRVLDDYGEFHPAPGLLDSFLDHDVEFVIGTDSHHPEEIGDRIDALEAHLDDRGIEPARLDV
- a CDS encoding cupin domain-containing protein, with the translated sequence MDRLPDVTPEPGTIETRELVVDDDALVKAFFLGPGAELDAHDHPESLNVFHVLSGTVTVIQEDDEEAIAAPGVVAHDRGLAHGARNDTDETAVFTATLAPLP
- a CDS encoding Lrp/AsnC family transcriptional regulator, with product MKDGELDDVDRHILYYLQQDARGTSSSEIAEKLDLSASTVRTRINKLEESGIIRGYHLDIDYDLAGYPLYTKIICTAPIPERDELANAAREIEGVTAVREIMTGERNVYVNTIGRDHDDLNRISEELDALGLEIVDEQIIRDEYVCPYQGFLDGPDEA
- a CDS encoding NAD-binding protein; protein product: MSDISTDIDASRGRSTDGELFVLGGGGVGAAVSRELQEAGHTVVLVDDAVDPPGIRTVEASPTDVETLREAGLPAASAVVVASQSDRRNLLLAQSIRVRFDTPRVVVLVNSDDRVELFADAGHEVVCATSAVSAAVTEHV
- a CDS encoding amino acid permease — protein: MKELERDLGLPSVLAISIGAMIGSGIFILPALALEIAGPAVILAYLLAGVLVVPAALSKSEMATAMPEAGGTYIYIERGMGPLLGTIAGVGTWFSLSFKGALALVGGVPYLLLLFDLPMKPVALGLATVLILVNIVGAKQTGRLQVAIVVVMLAALGWFAAGSAPQVQTANYANFFADGIGGLLAATGLVFVSYAGVTKVASVAEEVENPGRNIPLGILGSLAFTTVLYVAIVAVLVGVTDPGAVAGSATPVAVAAEVTLGSAGVIAVIGAAILALVSTANAGILSSSRYPFAMSRDKLAPPSMAAVSERLGTPVNSITLTGAVLLALIAFVPILDIAKLASAFQIMVFALINLAVIAFREGTVEYEPEFTSPLYPWVQVFGAVTSIGLLTQMGRVPLAGAGIITVASVLWYAGYVRPRVDREGAATGAIRRQVSEENLSEIESPGATHEVLVALTKQIDQRRVQTLISLAADQVRADDGRVVVVQFEEVPDQAPLTADVAAQSDADRSFERRVERFGEELGVEVEADEIVSHDTKHAIVNFAESRGVDAIVAEHEPLRLRSRLLGDPIDWMVRHAPCDVLLVDSSAPRLPEKVVVSSDTAPFPSAPVSVAASIAAAHDGGVSLWYPADGDGGRDESVEEYRTELSARLDVPADAEAIPTDQRPPAADLLVRRGADHRLRGALADGGQPFTGVAGTTVTVYPRESRRPSLPRRLVERYLL
- a CDS encoding DUF7126 family protein; amino-acid sequence: MKAIVAGADAEGISEELEALGVTVERVDSPVFADALEDAGVADAELFVLTDLAEGISITLAKEINPDVRAVRFGSGELPESVAGTVDLVVDPSLLGPEAVAEELVDELA